From Bacteroidota bacterium:
TCTCATGAATAGTTTATCCATTGTAGGATTACCAACTATTTGCGATTCTATGCATTCATTATCAAATATTTTGAATGGTAGTTTGTTCTTTGATCGCTCTTGATTTAGATTTAAACTGGTATGCGCAATAGTGGAGTATAGTCCCATAAATCCGTCGCAATCCCATGACTCAACCCTATCTCTAATGTTTGGTTCATCATTTAGTGTGACCGACTTTTTTGATTTTGCATTGTGCTTGCAACTTACAAGCCAAAGTATCTCACCCTTATCCGTTTTTTCTAATACTTTTAAATCTATTCCTCCATCAGGGCCCCTGGAGGGGCCTACTAAAACTTTAAACCCAAGATTTTCCAAAAAATCTCGGGAAAATTTTTCAA
This genomic window contains:
- a CDS encoding restriction endonuclease, producing the protein MIIDFTEIPSPRGHSKDRDSFEKFSRDFLENLGFKVLVGPSRGPDGGIDLKVLEKTDKGEILWLVSCKHNAKSKKSVTLNDEPNIRDRVESWDCDGFMGLYSTIAHTSLNLNQERSKNKLPFKIFDNECIESQIVGNPTMDKLFMR